The following are from one region of the Stanieria cyanosphaera PCC 7437 genome:
- a CDS encoding tetratricopeptide repeat-containing sulfotransferase family protein: MKDLQLGTTLEQQGNLEEAVFAYRRAVKTEPKSAQAHHLLAKALTKKGYWQEAINYYHKTVELEPKLFPSCQELGKYLIKLNHQEKAINLYQKIGETLAKKNLFQDAIAIYEQAVELDLDQKWFYLYIGDIYNRQGNSLAAIDAYLKAIEIAPEFWQPHDRLLIKVQREKLAPELLERMIEPYQEVIRKRPDYLLGYSNLGDILTKLGRLDQAISCYQNASYRQNLKLKPKFIEQAWDAGKRGQEPKFVIIGSMRCGTTSLYEYLTFHPQFVPALKKEVKFFNFNFEAGKEWYLAHFPAIAEGKNYVTGEGSPDHLYYPEVASKILELFPDLKLIVMLRNPIDRSISQYYHWRKVGAEFRSLKDAIADEIELINEMAQASFDGKINRKGGSGCLLESVYIYFLEKWMSIIPKDKFLILKSEDFYQNTPATLNQVFNFIDLPNYQLKDYKTYNAGSYSDIDPEMRQLLAKCFQPHNQRLEEFLGMKFDWD, translated from the coding sequence ATGAAAGATTTACAATTAGGCACTACTTTAGAACAACAAGGTAATTTGGAAGAAGCAGTTTTTGCTTATCGTCGTGCTGTTAAAACTGAACCAAAATCTGCCCAAGCACATCATCTTTTGGCTAAAGCTTTGACTAAAAAAGGTTATTGGCAAGAAGCCATTAATTATTATCATAAGACTGTAGAATTAGAGCCAAAATTATTTCCTTCTTGTCAAGAATTAGGTAAATACTTAATCAAATTAAATCATCAAGAAAAAGCAATTAATTTATATCAAAAAATTGGTGAAACCTTAGCTAAAAAAAATCTTTTTCAAGATGCGATCGCGATTTATGAGCAAGCAGTAGAATTAGATTTAGATCAAAAATGGTTTTATCTTTATATCGGAGATATATATAATCGCCAAGGCAATTCTTTAGCAGCTATTGACGCATATTTAAAAGCAATTGAGATCGCTCCTGAATTTTGGCAACCCCATGATCGTTTATTGATTAAAGTTCAACGAGAAAAACTTGCTCCTGAATTACTAGAAAGGATGATTGAACCTTATCAGGAAGTAATTCGGAAACGTCCTGATTATCTACTTGGTTATTCTAATTTGGGAGATATTTTAACTAAATTGGGTCGTTTAGATCAAGCAATTAGTTGTTATCAAAATGCTAGTTATCGACAGAATCTAAAACTCAAACCAAAATTTATTGAACAAGCTTGGGATGCAGGAAAAAGAGGACAAGAACCAAAATTTGTTATTATTGGTTCGATGCGTTGTGGTACAACTTCGCTCTATGAATATTTAACTTTTCATCCTCAGTTTGTTCCTGCACTTAAAAAAGAAGTCAAATTCTTTAATTTTAATTTTGAGGCTGGTAAAGAATGGTATTTAGCTCATTTTCCTGCCATTGCTGAAGGCAAAAATTATGTAACTGGTGAAGGTAGTCCCGATCATCTTTATTATCCAGAAGTAGCCTCTAAAATTCTAGAATTATTTCCTGATTTAAAATTAATTGTGATGTTGAGAAATCCAATCGACCGCTCTATTTCTCAATACTATCACTGGCGTAAAGTTGGAGCAGAATTTCGTTCTCTCAAAGATGCGATCGCGGATGAAATTGAATTAATTAATGAAATGGCACAGGCTTCATTTGATGGCAAAATTAACCGCAAAGGTGGTTCAGGTTGTTTATTAGAAAGTGTTTATATCTACTTTTTAGAAAAATGGATGTCAATTATTCCTAAAGATAAGTTTTTAATTTTAAAAAGCGAAGATTTTTATCAAAATACACCTGCTACTCTCAATCAAGTTTTTAATTTTATTGACTTACCAAATTATCAACTTAAAGATTATAAAACTTATAATGCTGGTTCTTATTCTGATATTGATCCAGAAATGCGTCAGCTTCTAGCTAAATGTTTCCAACCTCACAATCAACGATTAGAAGAATTTTTAGGAATGAAGTTTGACTGGGACTAG
- a CDS encoding tetratricopeptide repeat protein, translated as MFDRLKNLLNSAAFVNTIVGQAREDRASPNVKNDDNVSSKSPDVNSYLKLPDLASTKIYQGDRLWEQGKFTEAIKLYRQAVEIEPNAGLAHQKLAVGLQKIGKIPEAMIHYRKAIMLNNSWTEEGETSQSQLSEPWQEAVALHVGETGEDSHRNFSTKLQLPDFDSHSTQYRQLSAVYSSDKSSFSFKLIEKPSANQERVSAQSETNHHSGLEAARIYLQQALAYCDRQEWQQAIVACQQAIEIEPHSAEAYKIWGNALQRSGKTAEAMGYYAKAIAIQPDLAEVYANLGSLYAGQKQWQQAIEYYQKAIIINPKFAGAYENLAKVCQQLGETNKFWHYHHQALSLEPERAKGKDHIFLADWLRENNQLEEAVIHYRYGIKLEPKLQEEYQKLIQVLKQLGRWQEAASYEQTSHYQNRLEGDHPLEQKLLSTSEIVLPSPNQVQEKITTSTNSVSTEALDLNIAKYRQKAQNNPNSAAIYSNLGSLYAQKQHWQEAINCYQQAIKLNPHLAGVYRNLARALEKADQSAEAITYWYHAYSLEPGSVKAEEHLQLGNACLKHNRLKEAVTCYSRALELSPNLAEAYLHLGEILHSKGKLEEAIQYYRKAVQSNPQIALHHYRLGFVFTQQKQWQEAIVCYQQAIKLESDYWEACHHLGDAFSKVYRWEEAVAAYQAAIKVKDDFCWTHNNLGDALVQLRRWQEAEVAFKKASELNPDFPWSYYNLGEIFSNLARWDEAVAAYRRAIELKPDLPTVEIKLADALGHRSKIDSDRAFSYYQREIQLNPDNLHNYYKAIALQPDNGKLYLQLGNALVKQNQLERAVVYYQIALQYQPQNREISTQLAKLLPGQTHFNQKLLLSSPSASLKEQPEKAEALLAKAKTYLGENQIDLAIVALNAALEFHPNYPEAYFQLGNALTKQADLDRAIKCYRQALQLEPNNCWYYNGYGDALKGRYDLAEAISAYSRAIELNPDFAGFYENKEQSQQLLHRWQQVIDYCEQLKQTECQDQLKILLITPYPAYPPNTGGAIRMFEEIKYLGSRHHLTVVSFIFDEADYQIEEDLQEYCNCAMMVKLGVPLAPRRVDQQKQLYQWGTWNMWKVLQQLSQIKFDAVLFDFIFATPYHELFKNHLTILNEHNIESRILKQCATITESDITTAASDVEAVKVFLDSERESKLLETYENKTWSKFALTTLVSEDDRQELLSRCPNSKAIVVKNGIDTHNITPVNNSQAQKMLYMGTMTYYPNIDAVLYFTEEILPLIRQQNPKLPFCIAGREPSAEIQALATRYSDLEIIASPKNMSDVAQNCSIAIVPIRLGSGTRIKILHAMAMGLPVISTSLGCEGLEVTDGENILIRDTPKEFAEAVIQVSNDFQLKTKLSVNGRRLVEQTYDWQNIFARYEQEILTLIETRPK; from the coding sequence ATGTTTGATCGTCTGAAAAATTTGTTGAATTCTGCTGCTTTTGTCAACACTATAGTTGGGCAGGCTCGAGAAGACAGAGCATCTCCTAACGTTAAAAATGATGACAATGTTAGTTCAAAGTCTCCAGATGTTAACTCTTACCTAAAATTACCAGATCTAGCCAGCACCAAAATTTATCAAGGAGATAGACTTTGGGAACAGGGTAAGTTTACTGAGGCAATTAAGCTTTATCGTCAGGCAGTAGAAATCGAACCAAATGCAGGATTGGCTCATCAAAAATTGGCAGTAGGTTTGCAAAAAATTGGCAAAATTCCCGAGGCAATGATTCACTATCGCAAGGCGATTATGCTCAACAACTCTTGGACTGAGGAAGGAGAGACTTCACAGTCACAGTTATCTGAGCCTTGGCAAGAAGCAGTTGCTCTCCACGTTGGTGAAACAGGAGAAGATTCTCATCGTAACTTCTCAACTAAATTACAACTTCCTGACTTTGATTCCCATTCAACACAATATAGACAGCTATCAGCGGTATATTCTTCAGATAAGTCTTCTTTTTCTTTTAAATTAATTGAAAAACCGTCTGCTAATCAAGAGCGAGTTTCTGCTCAATCTGAAACTAATCATCACTCAGGCTTAGAAGCTGCCCGAATCTATCTACAGCAGGCTTTAGCTTATTGCGATCGCCAAGAATGGCAACAAGCAATAGTTGCTTGTCAGCAAGCAATAGAAATTGAACCCCATTCGGCAGAGGCTTATAAAATTTGGGGTAATGCCCTGCAAAGAAGTGGTAAAACCGCTGAAGCAATGGGTTATTATGCTAAAGCGATCGCTATTCAACCAGATTTAGCTGAAGTATATGCAAATTTAGGTAGTTTATATGCTGGGCAAAAGCAATGGCAACAGGCAATTGAATATTATCAAAAAGCGATCATTATTAATCCCAAATTTGCAGGTGCTTATGAAAATTTAGCTAAAGTTTGCCAACAGTTAGGAGAAACGAATAAATTTTGGCATTATCATCATCAAGCTTTAAGTTTAGAGCCAGAGCGAGCGAAGGGTAAAGATCATATTTTTCTGGCAGATTGGCTGAGAGAAAACAATCAGTTAGAAGAAGCAGTAATTCACTATCGTTATGGAATTAAATTAGAGCCTAAATTACAAGAAGAATATCAAAAATTGATTCAAGTTTTGAAGCAATTAGGACGATGGCAAGAAGCTGCTAGCTATGAGCAAACTTCGCATTATCAAAATAGATTAGAAGGAGATCATCCTCTTGAGCAAAAATTGCTATCAACTAGTGAGATTGTTTTACCTTCTCCTAACCAAGTTCAAGAGAAAATAACTACATCAACCAATTCTGTTTCTACTGAAGCTCTTGATTTAAATATTGCCAAATATCGACAAAAAGCTCAAAATAATCCTAATTCCGCAGCTATTTACTCAAATTTGGGTAGTCTATACGCTCAAAAACAACATTGGCAAGAAGCAATTAACTGCTATCAACAAGCAATTAAGTTAAATCCTCACTTAGCAGGTGTTTATCGTAATTTAGCTAGAGCTTTAGAAAAAGCGGATCAATCTGCTGAGGCAATTACATATTGGTATCACGCTTATAGTTTAGAACCTGGCAGTGTTAAAGCGGAAGAACATTTACAACTGGGTAACGCCTGCTTAAAGCACAATCGACTCAAGGAAGCGGTAACTTGTTACAGTCGTGCCTTAGAACTTTCTCCCAATTTAGCCGAAGCTTATTTACATTTAGGAGAAATTTTACATAGTAAAGGAAAGCTAGAAGAAGCGATTCAATATTATCGCAAAGCGGTTCAATCTAATCCTCAAATTGCTTTACATCATTATCGTCTTGGCTTTGTTTTTACTCAACAGAAACAATGGCAAGAAGCAATTGTCTGTTATCAACAAGCGATCAAACTAGAATCTGATTATTGGGAAGCTTGTCATCATCTTGGTGATGCATTTAGTAAAGTATATCGATGGGAAGAAGCAGTTGCAGCTTATCAAGCAGCAATTAAAGTTAAAGATGATTTTTGTTGGACACATAATAATTTGGGAGATGCCTTAGTTCAATTAAGACGATGGCAAGAGGCTGAAGTAGCTTTTAAGAAGGCAAGTGAGTTAAATCCTGATTTTCCTTGGTCTTATTATAATTTAGGCGAAATTTTTAGCAATTTGGCTAGATGGGATGAAGCAGTGGCAGCTTACCGTCGAGCAATTGAACTAAAACCCGATTTACCAACAGTAGAAATTAAATTAGCTGATGCTTTGGGACATCGCTCGAAAATAGATTCGGATCGAGCCTTTAGTTATTATCAGCGCGAGATTCAACTGAATCCTGATAATCTCCATAATTATTATAAAGCGATCGCACTACAACCTGATAATGGCAAACTTTATTTACAGCTAGGAAATGCTTTAGTTAAACAGAATCAGTTAGAAAGAGCGGTCGTTTATTATCAAATAGCTCTTCAGTATCAGCCTCAAAATCGAGAAATATCGACTCAATTAGCCAAATTATTACCAGGACAAACACATTTTAATCAAAAACTTTTACTTAGTAGTCCTTCCGCATCTTTAAAAGAACAACCAGAAAAAGCAGAAGCTTTACTAGCTAAAGCTAAAACTTATTTGGGAGAAAATCAGATCGATCTGGCAATTGTGGCTTTAAATGCAGCTTTGGAATTTCATCCTAATTATCCAGAAGCTTATTTTCAATTAGGTAATGCCTTAACAAAACAAGCTGATCTTGACCGCGCGATTAAATGTTATCGTCAGGCTTTACAATTAGAACCAAATAACTGTTGGTATTACAATGGTTATGGTGATGCACTCAAAGGTAGATACGATTTAGCTGAGGCAATTTCAGCTTATAGTCGAGCAATTGAACTTAATCCCGATTTTGCAGGATTTTACGAAAATAAAGAGCAATCTCAGCAATTACTACACCGTTGGCAGCAAGTAATCGATTATTGTGAGCAGTTAAAGCAAACTGAGTGTCAGGATCAGCTAAAAATTTTGCTAATTACTCCCTATCCTGCTTATCCTCCTAATACAGGGGGAGCAATTCGGATGTTTGAAGAAATTAAGTATTTAGGAAGTCGTCATCATCTGACAGTGGTTTCTTTTATTTTTGACGAGGCTGATTATCAAATTGAAGAAGATTTACAAGAGTATTGTAACTGCGCCATGATGGTCAAACTAGGCGTACCTTTAGCACCACGTCGAGTCGATCAACAAAAACAACTATATCAATGGGGAACTTGGAATATGTGGAAAGTTCTTCAACAATTGAGTCAAATTAAATTTGATGCAGTTTTATTCGATTTTATTTTTGCTACTCCTTATCATGAACTGTTTAAGAATCATCTGACAATCTTAAATGAACATAATATTGAGTCAAGAATTCTCAAACAATGCGCTACGATTACCGAGTCCGATATTACGACGGCTGCATCAGATGTAGAAGCAGTAAAAGTGTTTTTGGATTCTGAACGAGAATCTAAATTACTTGAAACCTACGAAAACAAAACTTGGTCAAAATTTGCTTTAACTACTTTAGTTAGTGAAGATGATCGACAAGAATTACTTAGTCGTTGTCCCAACAGTAAAGCGATCGTAGTTAAGAATGGGATAGACACCCACAACATTACTCCTGTCAACAATAGTCAGGCACAAAAAATGTTGTATATGGGAACGATGACCTATTATCCCAACATTGACGCTGTACTATACTTTACTGAAGAAATTTTACCACTAATTCGTCAACAAAATCCTAAGCTTCCTTTCTGTATTGCCGGACGCGAACCTTCTGCTGAAATTCAAGCCTTAGCTACTCGTTATTCAGATCTTGAAATCATCGCTAGTCCCAAAAATATGAGCGATGTAGCTCAGAATTGCTCAATTGCAATTGTACCAATTCGTTTGGGTAGTGGGACAAGAATCAAAATTCTTCATGCTATGGCAATGGGTTTACCAGTGATTTCTACGAGTCTTGGTTGCGAAGGATTAGAAGTAACTGATGGAGAAAACATTTTAATTCGTGATACTCCTAAAGAATTTGCCGAAGCGGTGATACAGGTTAGTAACGATTTTCAATTGAAGACTAAATTAAGTGTTAATGGTCGTCGATTAGTTGAGCAAACCTATGATTGGCAAAATATTTTTGCTCGTTATGAACAGGAAATTTTAACTTTAATTGAAACCAGACCAAAATAA
- a CDS encoding DUF29 family protein yields the protein MEEMLELKQCLLNHKYEQALLIVEELEEMGRQDKINNLESFFVILLIDLIKIQVENKVTRSWKASIANSLIAIQKRNKLGKKSNYINQDEWLQHILDCQVEALLAASKEIFEGIDYQQLKKIINFEEITKICNELLAYTYTLDKQEIIEIINQKFPFEY from the coding sequence ATGGAAGAAATGCTTGAGCTTAAACAATGTCTTCTCAATCACAAATATGAGCAAGCTTTGTTAATAGTAGAAGAATTAGAAGAGATGGGAAGACAAGACAAGATTAATAATTTAGAATCTTTTTTCGTAATTTTACTAATTGATTTAATTAAAATTCAAGTAGAAAACAAAGTTACTAGAAGTTGGAAGGCTTCTATTGCTAATAGTTTAATCGCAATCCAAAAGAGAAATAAACTAGGAAAAAAATCTAACTACATTAACCAAGACGAATGGTTGCAACATATATTAGACTGTCAAGTTGAAGCATTGTTAGCAGCTTCTAAAGAAATTTTTGAAGGAATTGATTATCAACAACTAAAAAAAATAATCAACTTTGAAGAAATCACAAAAATCTGTAATGAATTATTAGCTTATACCTATACACTAGATAAGCAAGAAATAATTGAAATTATTAATCAGAAGTTTCCATTTGAATATTAA
- a CDS encoding tetratricopeptide repeat protein: protein MTATNKFKEKAKANFEKGNALKEQGNFEESIQSYQQAIKIKPNYTQPLPKLAEIYESQQNWSEAVKCYQRMIGLNPSNYAPYLKLAKVLQKQNKIHGAIAAYQEAIELKPELPARIYKQLGDLLLQEKDEIESAINYYQKALKINSEWNSGFYLKYANILLKKEHFDDAIAYYQKVIELKPDSAKPYLFLGDALLEKGQLDEAMANYQKAIQLQPDFVVAYKKLGDIFQEKDNLDTAIRCYQKAIELKPDATYILRLLSDILKKQGREQEAEQYYARAAQ from the coding sequence ATGACCGCTACTAATAAATTCAAAGAAAAAGCAAAAGCAAATTTTGAAAAAGGTAATGCATTAAAAGAACAAGGCAACTTTGAAGAATCGATTCAAAGCTATCAGCAAGCAATCAAAATTAAACCTAACTATACTCAACCTTTACCCAAGTTAGCTGAAATTTATGAATCTCAGCAAAATTGGTCAGAAGCAGTAAAATGTTATCAACGTATGATTGGTTTAAATCCATCAAATTATGCTCCTTATCTAAAATTAGCTAAAGTTTTACAAAAACAAAACAAAATTCATGGCGCGATCGCAGCTTATCAAGAAGCAATTGAATTAAAACCAGAGCTTCCTGCGCGTATTTACAAACAATTAGGAGACTTACTTCTACAAGAAAAAGATGAAATTGAATCTGCAATTAATTATTATCAAAAAGCACTAAAAATTAATTCTGAATGGAATAGTGGTTTTTATCTTAAATATGCCAATATATTGCTGAAAAAAGAACATTTTGATGACGCGATCGCATACTATCAAAAAGTAATTGAACTTAAACCAGACTCAGCTAAACCTTATCTATTTTTAGGTGATGCATTGTTAGAAAAAGGACAACTTGATGAAGCAATGGCTAACTATCAAAAAGCAATTCAGCTTCAACCCGATTTTGTAGTAGCATATAAAAAACTAGGAGATATTTTTCAGGAAAAAGATAACTTAGATACAGCAATTCGTTGTTATCAAAAAGCTATAGAACTTAAACCAGATGCTACCTATATTTTACGCTTACTCAGCGATATTTTGAAGAAACAAGGTAGGGAACAAGAGGCAGAACAATATTATGCTCGTGCTGCTCAATAA
- a CDS encoding tetratricopeptide repeat protein: protein MSVQNLSQYSRELSVQECLDRGASLLKEGNIQQAIEIYQQGLQYHTNSASIYFKLGIAFLEQGNLSEAYDNFYKSVALEADFHWGHYGLGLFFAQQGKLSEAVDAYQQALTLNPDDYLIHQKLGEIFLDQNQLDLAEQHLFNVIRLNEKFHWAYYRLGQVYERLLKLDEAKNSFLKAIEIEPDFQLAKKHLTSESFEEVITKADSSFNEQNYQQALTMYEVSLAFHSQHYHSMLRKGECLFRLKKYSEAEQTLLIVNQQFGDQFWLLICLGEVYFHQSKTKEAILSFEKAINLDNKNLWCWHLLGKSYQTINEYQQANICFNKVVEIDPHNALGYLGLAELAKEQGNKSEAQVYWCKAIEIQPQNKWSYISLGYSYIEDKKIEQAEEVFNQAISLFEKDFDVIFAAAHAYLAKRDWTQSAQMLEKALLICPDNEEVKVRLLELYCYSGNLDKALGYFNSLKITTTPPHSYYQAVAKLFCELGEWEKAFDFAAEAILKEPTNIHNHSLFIKVVRKSKKFKEALNVIEQEFDNQEIKTSFLLIKTAILEQLIEPINEARQCVSLMKKENSLSRDLVICENRLRLKENIFSEQLSQVESIKTKIFYCTDKAYSLPTLVSIFSLHKHNKHKLKNNPIYVVADHPTLELIKEAYQVLAHNLNLIIEFIDIESLFKGLSDYKLTTGYGVFTGGDSLSRTAYYRLFFGQVLNDISPNSRWLYIDSDTIILDSLEEIDYLDFNGYPIAARRERPKSEIEEAIKTNNLKSGKYYNSGVIAFDSTHPQLTDLLNKAVRIAVEEGHKLLYHDQCALNIAFDGQIADLSPRFNDFYPPYDQRTFDELLLSDQSLIIHLLDRPKPWDSLNKHQGSILWFQLLEDMSRFLPAKYLYKLFEVLQASI, encoded by the coding sequence ATGAGCGTACAAAATCTTAGTCAATATTCCCGAGAATTATCAGTACAAGAATGCTTAGATCGAGGAGCATCATTACTAAAAGAAGGAAATATACAACAAGCTATTGAAATTTACCAGCAAGGTTTGCAGTATCATACTAACTCCGCGAGTATTTATTTTAAACTAGGAATAGCTTTTTTAGAACAAGGAAATTTATCAGAAGCTTATGACAATTTTTATAAATCAGTCGCACTTGAAGCTGATTTTCACTGGGGTCATTATGGATTAGGACTTTTTTTTGCACAACAGGGTAAATTATCTGAAGCAGTCGATGCTTATCAACAAGCATTAACTCTGAACCCAGATGATTATTTAATTCATCAAAAGCTTGGCGAAATTTTTTTAGATCAAAATCAGCTAGATTTAGCTGAACAACATTTATTCAATGTAATTAGATTAAATGAAAAATTTCATTGGGCTTATTATCGCCTTGGTCAAGTTTATGAAAGGTTATTAAAACTAGATGAAGCAAAGAATTCTTTTCTCAAAGCAATAGAAATAGAACCAGATTTTCAACTTGCCAAAAAACATTTAACCTCAGAATCATTTGAAGAGGTTATTACAAAAGCTGATAGTAGTTTTAATGAGCAAAATTATCAACAAGCTTTGACAATGTATGAAGTGTCATTAGCTTTCCATTCTCAGCACTATCATTCCATGTTGCGTAAAGGAGAATGTTTATTTAGATTAAAAAAATATTCTGAGGCAGAACAAACATTACTAATAGTCAATCAACAATTCGGCGATCAATTTTGGCTTTTAATTTGTCTTGGAGAAGTTTATTTTCACCAATCGAAAACTAAAGAAGCAATTTTATCTTTTGAAAAAGCAATCAATTTAGATAATAAAAATTTATGGTGCTGGCATTTATTAGGAAAGTCTTATCAAACTATTAATGAATATCAACAAGCTAACATTTGTTTTAATAAAGTTGTTGAAATTGACCCTCATAATGCTCTCGGTTATCTGGGTTTAGCCGAATTAGCAAAAGAACAAGGAAATAAATCAGAGGCACAAGTTTATTGGTGTAAAGCCATTGAAATTCAACCACAAAATAAATGGTCTTACATTAGTCTAGGATATTCTTACATTGAAGATAAAAAAATTGAACAAGCAGAAGAAGTTTTTAATCAAGCTATAAGTCTTTTTGAAAAAGATTTTGATGTCATCTTTGCAGCAGCACACGCATATTTGGCAAAACGAGATTGGACTCAATCTGCTCAAATGCTTGAAAAAGCTTTATTGATTTGTCCTGATAACGAAGAAGTTAAAGTGAGGTTACTAGAATTATATTGTTATTCTGGAAATTTAGATAAAGCTTTAGGTTATTTTAATAGCTTAAAAATAACTACTACCCCTCCTCATTCTTATTATCAAGCTGTAGCTAAATTATTTTGTGAATTGGGAGAATGGGAAAAAGCTTTTGATTTTGCAGCAGAAGCAATTCTAAAAGAACCTACAAACATACACAATCACAGTTTATTTATTAAAGTTGTTCGTAAGAGTAAAAAATTTAAGGAAGCTTTAAATGTTATAGAACAAGAGTTTGACAATCAAGAAATCAAAACTAGTTTTTTATTAATCAAAACTGCCATACTTGAACAATTAATAGAACCAATCAACGAAGCCAGACAATGCGTATCTTTAATGAAAAAAGAAAATTCATTGTCACGAGATTTAGTTATTTGTGAAAACAGATTAAGATTAAAAGAAAATATTTTTTCTGAGCAACTCTCTCAAGTAGAATCAATTAAAACAAAAATATTTTATTGTACAGACAAAGCTTATAGCCTACCAACTTTAGTATCTATATTTTCACTACATAAACATAATAAACATAAACTAAAAAATAATCCGATTTATGTGGTAGCCGATCACCCTACTTTAGAATTAATCAAAGAAGCTTATCAAGTTTTAGCTCACAACTTAAATTTAATTATTGAATTTATAGATATTGAATCATTATTCAAAGGACTTAGTGATTATAAACTCACTACTGGTTATGGCGTTTTTACTGGAGGAGATTCTCTTTCTAGAACAGCTTATTATAGACTATTTTTTGGTCAAGTATTAAATGATATTTCTCCTAACTCTCGGTGGCTTTATATTGATTCAGATACTATTATTCTTGATTCACTTGAAGAAATCGATTATTTAGATTTTAATGGTTATCCTATTGCAGCACGTAGAGAAAGACCAAAATCAGAAATAGAAGAGGCAATCAAAACTAATAACTTAAAAAGTGGAAAATACTATAACTCAGGAGTAATTGCTTTTGATTCAACTCATCCTCAATTAACTGATTTATTAAATAAAGCCGTGAGAATTGCTGTGGAAGAAGGACATAAACTTCTTTATCACGATCAGTGTGCTTTGAACATAGCATTTGATGGTCAAATTGCCGATTTATCTCCTCGATTTAATGATTTTTATCCTCCTTATGACCAAAGAACATTTGATGAATTGCTTTTAAGCGATCAAAGTCTAATTATTCATTTACTAGACCGACCTAAACCTTGGGATTCTCTTAATAAACATCAAGGCTCTATTTTATGGTTTCAATTATTAGAGGATATGTCAAGATTTTTACCAGCAAAATATCTTTATAAACTTTTTGAAGTGCTTCAGGCTTCTATTTAG